From a single Lolium rigidum isolate FL_2022 chromosome 7, APGP_CSIRO_Lrig_0.1, whole genome shotgun sequence genomic region:
- the LOC124676348 gene encoding uncharacterized WD repeat-containing protein C2A9.03-like produces the protein MAGYLNDDLEDLEDDYVDFDGFGVSGSSGGDPSNPNKHKNDTSAVEHRNGKDMQGIPWERLKYSRDQYREMRLKQYKNYENLSRSHEGLDMECKQVERNDKFYDFCFNTRLVKSTVVHFQLRNLVWATSKHDVYTTQKNSVVHWSSLLRRRKEVLKVAGQVVPNQEGHGARTVPRVQISTMALKNNLMVAGGFRGELIFKYVGKPGVAFCTNVADDRNSITNAVDVYESPNGATRVTAANNDSAVKTFDAERCSLLGRFTFPWSVNNTSVSPDGKLLAVLGDSSDCVIADAQSGQEIATLKGHLDYSFSSAWHPGCHVLATGNQDTTCRLWDMRNLSASFAVLKGRIGAVRGLRFSSDGQFLAMAEAADFVHVYDTRACYASVQEIDLFGEIAGVAFSPDTDALFVGVADRTYGSLLEFSRRRQCAYLDSYR, from the exons ATGGCGGGGTACCTGAACGACGACTTGGAAGACCTGGAAGACGACTACGTTGACTTCGACGGGTTTGGCGtctccggcagcagcggcggcgatcCCTCGAACCCG AATAAGCACAAGAATGATACTTCAGCCGTGGAGCATAGAAATGGTAAAGACATGCAAGGAATACCATGGGAGAGGTTAAAGTACAGTAGAGATCAGTATCGCGAGATGAGGCTGAAGCAGTACAAGAATTACGAGAACCTCTCGAGGTCACACGAGGGGTTGGATATG GAGTGCAAACAAGTGGAGAGAAATGACAAGTTTTATGATTTCTGCTTCAACACAAGACTTGTGAAGTCAACAGTTGTGCATTTTCAG CTAAGGAATCTTGTGTGGGCCACGTCCAAGCATGATGTTTACACGACACAGAAAAATTCAGTGGTGCACTGGTCTTCTCTTCTTCGAAGAAGAAAAGAAGTGCTCAAAGTGGCAGGCCAAGTTGTTCCAAATCAG GAGGGCCATGGAGCTCGGACAGTCCCCAGGGTGCAGATCAGCACAATGGCCCTAAAGAACAATCTCATGGTAGCTGGCGGTTTCCGTGGCGAACTGATTTTCAAG TATGTTGGCAAGCCTGGGGTGGCATTCTGTACGAATGTCGCTGACGATAGAAATTCCATCACCAATGCTGTAGATGTGTACGAGTCTCCTAA TGGCGCTACTCGAGTGACGGCTGCCAACAATGACTCGGCCGTCAAAACTTTTGATGCTGAGAGATGCAGCCTGCTCGGTCGCTTTACTTTTCCATGGTCGGTCAAT AACACATCGGTGAGTCCTGATGGCAAGCTTCTTGCAGTTCTTGGCGACAGCTCTGACTGCGTGATAGCAGATGCTCAATCTGGCCAA GAAATAGCAACCCTCAAAGGGCACTTGGACTACTCATTCTCATCGGCTTGGCACCCTGGCTGTCACGTCCTGGCGACCGGTAACCAGGACACAACGTGCCGCCTGTGGGACATGcgcaacctctcggcttccttcgCTGTGCTAAAGGGGCGGATCGGCGCGGTCAGGGGCCTCAGGTTCTCATCAGACGGGCAGTTCCTAGCGATGGCAGAGGCAGCGGACTTTGTCCATGTGTACGACACACGGGCGTGTTACGCCTCTGTGCAGGAGATCGACCTTTTCGGGGAGATTGCGGGTGTGGCATTCAGCCCAGACACGGACGCACTATTCGTTGGGGTTGCAGACCGGACCTACGGCAGCCTCCTCGAGTTCAGCAGGCGGCGGCAGTGCGCTTACTTGGACTCGTACCGGTGA